From a single Clostridia bacterium genomic region:
- the dut gene encoding dUTP diphosphatase, with protein sequence MSKITVRIKRLRDNAELPFYATEGSAGMDLKAALEEPLLLKKGETQFVPTGIAISIPDASYGAFIFARSGLACKNGIALANSVGVIDSDYRGEIKCALINLGTSDFTIYPGDRIAQMVFMPVSQVNLQEVSDLDETERGIGGFGSTGV encoded by the coding sequence ATGAGTAAAATCACGGTCAGAATCAAACGTCTCAGAGACAATGCGGAATTACCTTTTTATGCGACAGAAGGCAGTGCCGGGATGGATTTAAAAGCTGCATTGGAAGAGCCTTTGTTGCTGAAAAAGGGTGAAACGCAGTTTGTACCGACAGGAATCGCCATTTCTATTCCTGATGCCTCTTACGGTGCGTTCATTTTTGCCAGAAGCGGTCTTGCGTGCAAAAACGGCATTGCACTTGCAAACAGTGTAGGTGTTATTGACAGCGATTATCGCGGAGAAATCAAGTGTGCACTGATTAATCTCGGCACATCTGATTTTACGATTTATCCCGGTGACCGAATAGCACAAATGGTATTTATGCCTGTTTCGCAGGTGAATCTGCAGGAAGTTTCCGATTTAGATGAAACAGAGCGGGGAATCGGCGGATTCGGATCTACCGGCGTATGA
- the zapA gene encoding cell division protein ZapA, whose product MKDTMKTTIRLLGNDYTITCTDSEEYVHRVAFYVDKKLTEITGRNSRLSTNMAAVLASVNIADELFKVREELEKLQNAHETLLEKNKDNEKMITAQKRDNEVLRQEIQRLKIEIAKLEVRQ is encoded by the coding sequence ATGAAGGATACGATGAAAACCACAATTCGTTTACTGGGTAACGACTATACCATTACCTGCACCGATAGTGAAGAATATGTGCACAGAGTGGCATTTTATGTAGACAAAAAGCTGACTGAAATCACGGGACGCAATTCCAGACTCAGTACCAATATGGCGGCAGTTTTAGCATCTGTTAATATTGCAGATGAACTTTTCAAGGTGCGTGAGGAGCTGGAAAAATTACAAAATGCACACGAAACCCTTCTTGAAAAAAACAAAGATAATGAGAAAATGATTACCGCTCAAAAACGGGACAATGAAGTTTTGAGACAGGAAATTCAGAGACTTAAAATAGAAATTGCGAAGCTTGAGGTGAGACAATGA
- a CDS encoding NUDIX hydrolase translates to MELFEKIQASDTKYKGKVLTLRVDRVELPNGDNACREVVEHNGAVGVVPITEDGEIILVRQFRAASRKVMLEIPAGKLEKGEDPLACGLRELEEETGFKAGNIEKLITYYSSPAILEEVLHLYIATDLIPGKVHLDEDEFLECIKIPVDEMKQKIINGEIQDAKTVIGVLLASEILCKK, encoded by the coding sequence ATGGAATTATTTGAAAAAATACAGGCTTCTGATACCAAATACAAGGGGAAAGTTTTAACCCTCCGTGTTGACCGTGTCGAGCTTCCGAACGGAGACAATGCCTGCCGTGAGGTGGTTGAGCACAATGGTGCTGTTGGTGTTGTACCCATAACCGAGGATGGAGAAATCATTCTGGTGCGTCAGTTCCGGGCGGCATCCCGCAAGGTTATGCTGGAGATTCCTGCAGGAAAGCTTGAAAAAGGCGAAGACCCTTTGGCGTGCGGTCTACGTGAACTGGAAGAAGAAACCGGTTTTAAGGCAGGCAATATTGAAAAACTTATCACATACTATTCTTCGCCGGCGATTCTTGAGGAGGTGCTTCATCTTTATATTGCGACGGACCTTATTCCCGGCAAGGTTCACTTAGATGAAGATGAGTTCTTAGAGTGTATCAAAATACCTGTTGATGAAATGAAACAAAAGATAATTAATGGTGAAATTCAGGATGCAAAAACGGTTATCGGCGTGTTACTTGCATCGGAAATTTTATGTAAAAAGTAG
- the rmuC gene encoding DNA recombination protein RmuC, translating to MEIAILAALLLLIVLVLVLLLKNSKKEDYKTEINAIRKETVGEVNSSMQTFSTLMTNTNLQNASAQTELLKQMDKRISDFVLENEQKLENIRRTMESRLTVLQEENNKRLDKMNETVNEKLQKTLEDRIGQSFKMVSERLEQVYKTLGEMQSLATGVGDLKKVLSNVKTRGILGEIQLGSILEQIMPPEQYATNVATKKGEKNVVEYAVILPGDGDHTVYLPIDAKFPADAYSNLMDAYDSADSTRINEAAVMLERRIKSFAKDISDKYIAPPETTDFAIMFLPTEGLYAEVLRRNLSEVLQRDYKVIVAGPTNMAAILNSLQMGFRTLAIQKRSGEVWDVLGAVKTEFDKFATVLESAQKRIEMANNDLDKLVGTRTRVIQRKLKSVTALPESETVELLGKDVFTDSEEVE from the coding sequence ATGGAGATTGCAATTTTAGCGGCATTACTGCTTTTGATAGTCCTGGTGCTTGTTCTGCTTTTGAAAAACAGCAAAAAAGAGGATTATAAGACAGAAATCAATGCTATCCGAAAAGAAACAGTGGGTGAGGTAAACTCGTCCATGCAAACCTTTTCGACCCTTATGACCAATACAAATTTGCAAAACGCATCGGCACAGACAGAACTTTTAAAGCAGATGGACAAGCGGATTTCTGATTTTGTGCTGGAAAATGAGCAAAAACTCGAAAACATCCGTCGTACCATGGAAAGCCGATTAACTGTTTTGCAGGAAGAAAACAATAAACGTCTTGATAAAATGAATGAGACGGTGAACGAAAAACTGCAGAAAACCCTGGAGGACCGCATTGGTCAATCCTTTAAAATGGTTAGCGAGCGGTTGGAGCAGGTATATAAAACTTTAGGCGAAATGCAGTCTTTGGCAACCGGTGTCGGCGACTTGAAAAAAGTGCTTTCCAATGTTAAAACCCGTGGTATTTTAGGAGAAATTCAGCTTGGAAGTATTTTAGAGCAGATTATGCCTCCTGAACAGTATGCGACTAACGTGGCAACCAAAAAAGGCGAGAAAAACGTGGTGGAATATGCGGTGATTTTACCGGGCGACGGGGATCACACGGTGTATCTGCCCATTGATGCAAAGTTTCCTGCAGACGCGTATTCTAATCTGATGGATGCATATGATTCCGCGGATTCTACCCGAATTAATGAAGCGGCGGTTATGCTGGAAAGACGTATTAAAAGCTTTGCAAAGGATATTTCAGATAAATATATTGCACCCCCTGAAACTACGGATTTTGCGATTATGTTTCTGCCTACGGAAGGATTGTATGCAGAGGTTTTGCGCAGAAACCTTTCGGAAGTGCTTCAGCGGGACTATAAAGTTATTGTAGCAGGCCCCACAAATATGGCGGCAATTCTGAACAGCTTACAGATGGGCTTTCGTACTCTTGCTATTCAGAAACGCTCGGGTGAAGTGTGGGATGTGCTTGGTGCGGTCAAGACGGAATTTGATAAATTTGCGACGGTGCTTGAGTCGGCTCAAAAACGTATTGAAATGGCAAACAATGATTTGGACAAACTTGTGGGCACGCGTACCCGCGTTATTCAAAGAAAGCTTAAGTCTGTAACTGCATTACCCGAGTCGGAAACTGTAGAGCTGCTGGGCAAAGATGTGTTTACAGATTCGGAAGAGGTGGAATAA
- a CDS encoding glutamate-5-semialdehyde dehydrogenase: MEKIGQLAKSASKSVGRASTVLKNEALTKIAEALLKNEHDIIIENAKDVIQARINGMKDSLIDRLALNHDRIQAIADSVLDIVKLDDPVGEVLSMTKRPNGLLIGKKRVPMGVIGIIFEARPNVTVDAAALCLKAGSAVILKGGSDAIFSNKAIVQVMRDAIKDILDPNCIQLIEDTSRESTMKLMKMNAFVDLLIPRGGAGLIRAVVENATVPVIETGTGNCHIYVDESANTDMALEILMNAKTQRTGVCNAAESLLVHEKIADVFLPKAITALTDAGCEIRGCAQTQKYSDVVLPATEEDYATEYLDLVISCKVVPDLECAIDHINANSTGHSECIVTNNYDNANRFLDEIDSAAVYVNASTRFTDGGEFGFGAEMGISTQKMHARGPMGLKEITTTKYIIYGNGQTR, encoded by the coding sequence ATGGAAAAAATCGGACAACTGGCAAAAAGTGCATCAAAATCAGTGGGCAGAGCATCTACTGTGCTCAAAAATGAAGCTTTAACCAAAATTGCAGAAGCGTTGCTAAAAAATGAGCATGATATAATCATTGAAAACGCTAAAGATGTTATTCAGGCGAGAATCAACGGTATGAAGGATTCTTTGATTGACCGTCTGGCGCTGAATCATGACCGCATTCAGGCAATCGCAGATTCTGTACTGGATATCGTAAAGCTGGATGACCCGGTAGGAGAAGTGCTTTCTATGACCAAACGTCCCAACGGCTTGCTGATTGGTAAAAAGCGCGTACCGATGGGGGTTATCGGCATTATATTTGAAGCGCGTCCCAATGTAACGGTGGATGCGGCGGCGCTTTGCTTAAAAGCCGGCAGTGCCGTGATTTTGAAAGGTGGCAGCGATGCTATTTTTTCCAACAAAGCCATTGTGCAGGTGATGCGGGATGCTATAAAGGATATTTTAGACCCGAATTGCATCCAGCTGATTGAAGATACATCCCGGGAAAGCACCATGAAGCTTATGAAAATGAATGCTTTTGTGGATTTGCTGATTCCTAGAGGTGGAGCAGGACTTATCCGTGCGGTTGTGGAGAATGCTACGGTGCCTGTCATTGAAACCGGCACGGGCAATTGTCACATTTATGTGGATGAATCTGCAAATACAGACATGGCACTTGAAATTTTAATGAATGCCAAAACCCAGCGAACAGGGGTATGTAATGCGGCAGAAAGTCTTTTGGTGCATGAAAAAATTGCAGATGTATTTTTGCCGAAAGCAATTACGGCTTTAACCGATGCAGGCTGTGAAATCCGCGGTTGCGCACAGACACAAAAATATTCAGATGTGGTTTTGCCTGCAACCGAAGAGGATTATGCAACCGAATATCTGGATTTGGTGATATCCTGTAAGGTAGTACCGGATTTAGAATGTGCAATTGACCACATTAATGCAAACAGCACAGGACATTCTGAATGTATTGTAACCAATAATTACGACAACGCAAACCGTTTCTTGGATGAAATTGATTCCGCGGCGGTTTATGTAAATGCGTCCACACGTTTTACTGACGGAGGTGAATTCGGATTTGGTGCGGAAATGGGCATTTCAACCCAGAAAATGCACGCACGCGGACCGATGGGCTTAAAGGAAATCACCACAACTAAGTATATTATTTACGGAAACGGACAAACCCGTTAA
- the proB gene encoding glutamate 5-kinase, with the protein MRKALKETKRVVVKVGTSTLTYENGKLNLRRIEQLVRVLSDLKNRGMEVILVSSGAIGVGVGKLGLKHKPTITMEKQAAAAVGQCELMYLYDKIFSEYGYSTAQVLLTKDVIENKERKQNVVNTFITLLRMDVVPVVNENDAISVEEIEFGDNDTLSAVVACLTDSETLVILTDIDGLYSENPKENPDAELISDVYEINEDLKKIAGGAGSNRGTGGMITKVMAAEIATKSGIHTVVCNGADPGILYSLFDGENVGTVFHA; encoded by the coding sequence ATTCGTAAGGCATTAAAAGAAACAAAGCGTGTAGTGGTAAAGGTAGGCACCTCTACACTTACATATGAAAACGGAAAACTGAATTTAAGACGTATTGAACAGCTGGTACGCGTGCTCTCTGATTTAAAAAACAGAGGCATGGAGGTTATTCTGGTTTCCTCGGGTGCAATCGGTGTCGGCGTTGGAAAGCTTGGTCTTAAGCACAAGCCGACCATTACAATGGAAAAGCAGGCAGCAGCAGCTGTGGGACAGTGCGAGTTGATGTATTTGTATGATAAAATCTTTTCAGAATACGGTTATTCTACTGCGCAGGTTCTTTTAACCAAGGATGTTATTGAAAACAAAGAACGAAAACAGAATGTTGTGAACACATTTATTACATTACTCCGGATGGATGTGGTGCCGGTTGTGAATGAAAATGATGCCATTTCGGTTGAAGAAATTGAGTTTGGCGATAACGATACTTTATCTGCGGTTGTTGCGTGCCTTACCGACTCCGAAACGCTGGTTATTCTGACGGATATTGACGGCTTGTATTCCGAAAATCCGAAGGAAAATCCGGATGCGGAACTGATTTCGGATGTATACGAAATTAATGAGGATTTGAAGAAGATAGCAGGTGGTGCAGGCAGTAACCGCGGTACGGGCGGAATGATCACTAAGGTAATGGCTGCTGAAATTGCCACAAAATCCGGTATACATACGGTGGTTTGTAACGGTGCCGACCCCGGCATTTTGTACAGCTTATTTGACGGTGAAAATGTAGGTACCGTCTTTCATGCATAA
- a CDS encoding penicillin-binding protein 2: MKRIWWMFCVALFCFVGLGIRLYGLMITEGAIYKSMAEKQQSYQIELNRGRGNIYDRNLLSFTAVGKKKVLVVVESGNEVRDFNLLSEIDREKAPQYFKMLQKDGIVYIDVQWDFDNDRIENHPNVCVIEDTKRYADEGNGAVTIGYLQDTKGASGIEFACEEYLENGDGYTVNVCKDAFGGLLPGLSFAMEKTDGKLLKTTLNKKYTRICQDALENVSGAAVLLDVQTFDLIAMVSSPTFNPNFLEGYLQDEALPLLNRATAMYDMGSIFKIVVLAAALEENAVSPKDIFDCNSEKMVGDVRFSCKNHPNLKKMSVEQAFLHSCNSVFIDIGQKTEYNNILDMAKSFGLGENLIHPVDFPQNKGVLPDETEYYAADLANISIGQGKLLGTAVHGAVLSAVIANGGVRRQINLTDSLLNADLSFYKSLRKSGEIRVLSEKNANIIKNMMIKTVKDGTGQNAYSEKVSCGGKTGSAQTGIRIGDTEYVHGWFTGFFPAEKPKYALCIFVENGRSGAQSAAPIFKEIQQKIAQTEDL; the protein is encoded by the coding sequence ATGAAACGAATATGGTGGATGTTTTGTGTTGCACTATTCTGTTTTGTCGGATTGGGAATCCGTCTTTACGGTCTTATGATTACCGAAGGTGCAATTTATAAAAGTATGGCAGAAAAGCAACAAAGCTATCAGATAGAATTGAATCGCGGAAGAGGCAATATTTATGACAGAAATTTGCTGAGCTTTACAGCGGTAGGCAAGAAAAAAGTTCTGGTTGTGGTAGAAAGCGGAAACGAAGTTCGCGACTTTAATTTGCTTTCGGAGATAGACCGCGAAAAGGCGCCGCAATATTTTAAAATGCTTCAGAAAGACGGAATTGTGTATATAGATGTGCAGTGGGACTTTGATAACGACAGGATTGAAAACCATCCGAATGTATGCGTAATTGAGGACACCAAGCGGTACGCAGATGAAGGTAATGGTGCGGTAACAATCGGTTACCTGCAGGATACAAAAGGTGCCAGTGGAATTGAGTTTGCCTGCGAAGAATATCTTGAAAATGGTGACGGATATACGGTAAATGTCTGTAAGGATGCATTCGGCGGTTTATTGCCCGGACTTAGCTTTGCAATGGAGAAAACAGATGGTAAGCTGTTAAAGACAACCTTAAACAAAAAATACACCAGAATTTGTCAGGATGCACTGGAAAATGTTTCGGGAGCGGCGGTGCTTTTGGATGTGCAGACGTTTGATCTGATAGCAATGGTTTCTTCGCCTACATTTAATCCGAATTTTCTAGAGGGATATTTGCAGGATGAAGCTTTACCGTTACTGAATCGGGCGACTGCCATGTATGATATGGGGTCCATTTTCAAGATTGTGGTACTTGCCGCGGCACTGGAAGAAAACGCAGTCTCTCCTAAGGATATTTTTGATTGCAATAGCGAAAAAATGGTGGGTGATGTGCGATTTTCGTGCAAAAATCACCCAAATTTGAAAAAAATGTCTGTAGAGCAGGCGTTCCTGCATTCTTGTAACTCAGTTTTTATTGACATTGGGCAAAAAACGGAGTATAATAATATATTGGATATGGCTAAATCTTTTGGACTTGGAGAGAATTTAATTCATCCGGTTGACTTTCCGCAAAACAAAGGTGTTTTGCCGGATGAAACAGAATATTATGCGGCGGATTTAGCAAATATTTCCATCGGACAGGGGAAATTACTCGGAACAGCAGTACACGGTGCGGTTTTAAGTGCTGTTATCGCAAACGGTGGTGTACGCAGGCAGATAAACTTAACGGACAGCCTTCTGAATGCAGATTTAAGTTTTTATAAAAGCCTAAGAAAATCAGGAGAGATCCGTGTACTTTCCGAAAAAAATGCCAATATCATAAAAAACATGATGATTAAAACCGTAAAAGACGGAACGGGGCAGAATGCATATTCGGAAAAGGTAAGCTGTGGCGGAAAAACCGGAAGTGCACAGACGGGAATCCGCATTGGTGATACCGAATATGTTCATGGCTGGTTTACCGGCTTCTTTCCGGCAGAAAAACCAAAGTATGCCCTTTGTATATTTGTAGAAAACGGACGATCGGGCGCGCAAAGCGCAGCACCGATTTTTAAAGAAATTCAGCAAAAAATAGCACAGACGGAGGATTTATAA
- a CDS encoding U32 family peptidase C-terminal domain-containing protein produces MKRPEILAPAGSLSKLKFAFTYGADAVYVGGEAFSLREAAENFTMEELAEGIQYAHERGKKVYITANILPHNKDLEPFKQYIKEVADMGADAAIISDLGLFDLARTIAPELDIHISTQANNVNYASANAWYKMGAKRIIVARELSIEEIKEFRANVPEDLELECFVHGAMCISYSGRCLLSNYMTGRDSNQGACAHPCRWKYYLMEEQRPGEYMPVFENERGTFIYNSKDLCMIHHLKELVDAGISSLKIEGRVKTEYYVATVTKAYKDALDDAVNDKPFNENHYKELEKISHREYTTGFFFGKPDGNQQIYTSSSYKRLYDLVGIVEEYDEKEQMLYVQQRNKFKVGDVLEILRPEGEALSFTVKEMFNEKGESIESCPHAMMKLKIPCGVSCPKDSILRKEK; encoded by the coding sequence ATGAAGCGACCTGAAATTTTAGCTCCTGCAGGGAGTCTTTCAAAATTAAAATTTGCATTTACTTACGGTGCCGATGCGGTGTATGTGGGTGGCGAAGCCTTTTCGTTGCGCGAAGCTGCTGAGAATTTTACCATGGAAGAACTGGCTGAAGGAATACAGTATGCCCATGAACGGGGAAAAAAGGTGTATATTACAGCCAACATCTTACCGCATAATAAGGATTTAGAACCGTTCAAGCAGTACATTAAAGAAGTGGCGGACATGGGTGCCGATGCGGCAATCATCAGCGATTTGGGACTTTTTGATCTGGCAAGAACCATTGCGCCGGAGTTAGATATTCATATCAGTACCCAGGCAAACAACGTAAACTATGCTTCGGCAAATGCCTGGTATAAAATGGGTGCAAAACGCATTATTGTTGCCCGTGAACTTTCAATTGAAGAAATTAAAGAATTCCGTGCCAACGTGCCGGAGGATTTGGAATTGGAATGCTTTGTACATGGTGCAATGTGTATTTCTTACTCGGGCAGGTGTTTGCTTTCCAACTACATGACCGGCCGTGACAGTAACCAGGGTGCCTGTGCGCATCCCTGCCGTTGGAAGTATTATTTGATGGAGGAACAACGTCCCGGAGAATACATGCCTGTTTTTGAAAATGAACGGGGTACTTTTATTTACAACTCCAAGGATTTGTGTATGATTCACCATTTGAAAGAGCTTGTGGATGCGGGTATATCCAGCCTGAAGATTGAAGGCAGAGTTAAGACTGAATACTATGTAGCGACCGTTACCAAAGCCTATAAGGATGCTTTAGACGATGCTGTAAACGATAAGCCATTTAATGAAAACCATTATAAAGAACTGGAAAAAATCAGTCATCGGGAATATACAACCGGATTCTTTTTCGGAAAGCCTGACGGCAATCAGCAGATTTATACCAGCAGTTCTTATAAACGGTTGTATGATTTGGTGGGAATCGTAGAGGAATATGACGAAAAAGAGCAGATGCTGTATGTGCAACAACGCAACAAGTTTAAAGTAGGGGACGTGCTTGAAATTCTGCGTCCCGAGGGTGAAGCTTTGTCTTTTACGGTGAAAGAAATGTTCAACGAAAAAGGGGAGTCAATTGAATCTTGCCCCCATGCTATGATGAAGCTTAAGATTCCCTGTGGCGTTTCATGCCCAAAAGATTCCATATTGAGAAAAGAAAAATAA
- a CDS encoding O-methyltransferase, producing the protein MHDVPIIHPEVRALLQFLCKLSKPCRILEVGTAIGYSAIVFARELPENGRLITVEREPEMTSLALSNIEKANLNEKIRVIEGEALEVLSCLNSKFDLVFIDAAKGYYHEFFELILPLMNDGGLIVSDNVLYKGMTASDDLVKRRQKTIVGRMREYLEMLCNHPKLTTSVLPLGDGVALSYYAEKGK; encoded by the coding sequence ATGCACGATGTACCGATTATTCATCCTGAGGTGCGGGCGCTTTTGCAGTTTTTGTGCAAGCTTTCAAAGCCGTGCCGTATTCTGGAAGTGGGTACAGCTATCGGTTATTCTGCCATTGTGTTTGCAAGAGAACTTCCTGAAAACGGACGGCTGATTACCGTTGAACGCGAACCGGAAATGACTTCTCTCGCGCTTTCAAATATTGAAAAGGCAAATCTGAACGAAAAGATTCGTGTGATTGAAGGGGAAGCGTTAGAAGTGCTTTCTTGTCTTAACAGCAAGTTTGACTTGGTGTTTATTGATGCGGCTAAAGGTTATTATCACGAATTTTTTGAACTGATTTTACCGCTTATGAATGACGGCGGACTGATTGTATCGGACAACGTTTTGTACAAAGGCATGACCGCATCGGATGATTTGGTGAAAAGACGGCAGAAAACTATTGTAGGCAGAATGCGGGAGTATCTGGAAATGCTGTGCAATCATCCTAAACTGACTACTTCGGTTTTACCATTAGGCGACGGTGTGGCATTGTCTTATTATGCAGAGAAAGGGAAATAA
- the mltG gene encoding endolytic transglycosylase MltG: protein MEQNKNLPEEHISEQPEEMVNDPIMEKYLSRKKKKKKKFQHLKNILLIVLILAIILLVIEFSGIGRKRNTTVEIPEGVGTRYIAQLLKENDYIGNDVLFTVYSVLTGRTYKEGPHFIADTGYANIADALETDTFVETVNMTFYEGMELREIKANLVEKGLCTAEEFDTYADKAYYEFEFLKEIPDRENELEGYLFPDTYNFSFEEGAKSIINKMLANFDKKVYQPYKQDIKNQHLSLDNVIIMASVVEREAADKNELDLVSGVFYNRLNKKGEGYGKLESCATVQYILQERKDVLTIEDTEIDSPYNTYKYSGLPVGPIASPGLGAIEAAIFPANTDYLFFVADGNGTHYFAETFAEHQENTRKAGL from the coding sequence ATGGAACAGAATAAGAATTTACCGGAAGAACATATTAGTGAACAACCGGAAGAAATGGTAAACGACCCAATTATGGAAAAGTACCTTTCCAGAAAGAAGAAGAAAAAGAAGAAATTTCAGCATTTGAAAAACATACTCCTGATTGTTTTGATTTTGGCGATAATACTGTTGGTTATTGAGTTTTCCGGCATCGGCAGAAAAAGAAATACGACTGTTGAAATCCCGGAGGGGGTTGGAACGCGGTATATTGCACAGCTTTTAAAAGAGAACGACTACATTGGAAATGATGTTCTGTTTACAGTCTATTCCGTGTTGACCGGCAGAACATACAAGGAAGGACCGCATTTTATTGCAGACACCGGGTATGCCAATATTGCAGATGCCTTAGAAACCGACACCTTTGTGGAAACAGTAAACATGACCTTTTATGAGGGTATGGAGCTTCGTGAAATTAAAGCAAATTTAGTGGAAAAGGGGCTTTGTACAGCGGAAGAGTTTGATACTTATGCAGATAAAGCCTATTACGAATTTGAATTCTTAAAGGAAATACCTGACAGAGAAAATGAATTGGAGGGCTATTTGTTCCCGGATACCTATAATTTCTCTTTTGAAGAGGGTGCGAAAAGCATCATCAACAAAATGCTTGCAAACTTTGATAAGAAAGTATATCAGCCCTATAAACAAGATATTAAAAATCAACATCTTTCTTTGGATAATGTAATTATTATGGCATCCGTGGTGGAAAGAGAAGCAGCAGACAAAAATGAGCTGGATCTTGTCAGCGGTGTGTTCTACAACCGTTTAAATAAAAAAGGTGAAGGGTACGGCAAGCTGGAATCCTGTGCTACTGTGCAGTACATCTTGCAGGAACGTAAGGATGTGCTCACCATAGAGGATACAGAGATAGATTCTCCGTATAACACCTATAAATATTCCGGGCTGCCGGTAGGCCCGATTGCTTCTCCGGGATTGGGTGCAATTGAGGCAGCAATTTTCCCGGCGAACACCGACTACTTGTTTTTTGTGGCAGACGGAAACGGAACCCATTATTTTGCAGAAACATTTGCAGAACATCAAGAAAATACGAGAAAGGCCGGATTGTAA
- a CDS encoding 5-formyltetrahydrofolate cyclo-ligase: protein MMKAKRNSLSDAEVQSKSLAVCETVKQMYPNRDMYVCAYASIQNEVDISALFTFYKNVFLPVTEGDTISFYRLSETLTKGLFGVPEPERDAMLTCEPDVVLVPGVAFDEQQNRTGYGKGYYDRFLKNKACDAVGIAYDFQVVGRIEDVHESDMKMNKIITERRVIDGTE from the coding sequence TTGATGAAGGCGAAGCGTAACAGTCTCAGCGATGCAGAGGTGCAAAGTAAAAGCCTTGCCGTGTGTGAAACGGTTAAGCAAATGTACCCGAATCGAGATATGTACGTATGTGCTTACGCATCCATACAGAATGAAGTGGATATTTCTGCACTTTTTACGTTTTATAAAAACGTTTTTCTGCCGGTAACCGAGGGGGATACAATTTCTTTTTACCGATTGAGTGAAACATTAACAAAAGGCTTGTTCGGGGTGCCCGAGCCCGAACGGGATGCGATGCTTACCTGTGAGCCGGATGTTGTGCTGGTTCCCGGTGTTGCATTTGATGAGCAACAAAACAGGACGGGCTATGGAAAAGGCTATTACGACCGCTTCTTGAAAAACAAAGCCTGCGATGCTGTGGGCATCGCATACGATTTTCAGGTGGTCGGAAGAATAGAAGATGTTCATGAATCTGATATGAAGATGAACAAAATTATAACAGAGAGAAGGGTGATTGATGGAACAGAATAA
- a CDS encoding DJ-1/PfpI family protein, whose protein sequence is MVYTVLAEGFEEIEALTVVDILRRANVEVKMASADGTMIVQGAHGIEVKADCALEDAEVSELLFLPGGMPGVLNLQKTDAVIELIEKYAKSENGYIAAICAAPKILGEMGLLKDKHAVCYPGFEETLLGATVLKDAVVQEDRIITSRGAGTAAALAFHLVSLLKDDETAEQLRNGMIYA, encoded by the coding sequence ATGGTATATACAGTTTTGGCAGAAGGCTTTGAAGAAATCGAAGCGCTTACGGTGGTGGATATTTTACGCCGTGCTAATGTTGAGGTGAAAATGGCATCTGCAGACGGCACCATGATTGTACAGGGGGCGCACGGCATTGAAGTGAAGGCGGACTGTGCCTTAGAGGATGCAGAGGTTTCTGAACTTTTGTTTCTGCCCGGCGGAATGCCCGGTGTGTTGAATTTACAGAAAACAGATGCTGTGATTGAATTGATTGAAAAATATGCAAAAAGTGAAAACGGATATATAGCAGCGATTTGTGCGGCACCAAAAATTTTAGGAGAAATGGGTCTTTTGAAGGACAAGCATGCGGTTTGCTATCCGGGCTTTGAAGAAACTCTGCTGGGGGCAACCGTTCTGAAGGATGCAGTTGTACAAGAAGACAGAATCATTACTTCGCGCGGTGCAGGTACTGCGGCGGCACTGGCTTTTCACCTGGTTTCGCTTCTTAAGGATGATGAAACGGCTGAACAACTGAGAAACGGTATGATTTATGCGTAA